Genomic segment of Colletotrichum destructivum chromosome 5, complete sequence:
GTTAACATTCTCCATAATGTCGATCTCCCCGACGGCTGGCCAGTTCCTAGAAACTAGAAGTTAGCTCAATGCTAGGAGCCACTAGCCTCAAACAAGACCTACCAGTAATTGCCACGGTACGCGGAGCCAAGGGTCCAGAACGCTGGCCAGTAGCCAATTCCTGCGCTGCCTCCTAGGTTGGGGATCTTCAAGCTAGCTTGGACCCGCAGGATTCCTCCCCGACGGGCCATGAAATCGGCCTGGCGAGACTCGATGCGCCCAGAAGTCCATGATCCTGTGGCAGTGTCCTTGATGGCGGTGATCTGAAGATTTCCAGCCCCGTTGACCCGGACATTGTTGAGGTTATTGGTGTATGTCTGGACTTCCCAAGTGCCCCAGTTTTGTGGACCACCCGGGTAGCTTGTTCCGGTGTCAATAATCCATTTGTTCGGGTCGGGCGATGTGTTGCTTTTCCCTGTGAAGTCGTCGTAAAAAAGCACACCATATCCCTTGATTAGCGGAACCTGTGCTTGAACTACCGGAAGAGACAGCAGCAATGTTGCCGCTAATGTGAGTGGTCCCATTGCAGAGAATTGAGTGAGCCTTGTCAAACGATGTGTGAGAGATCTCGGTCGCACGATCAGATAATTATATGATACGACAAAACTTGCGCAATGGTGATATGCGACTCGGAGTAAAGATGACAATGAAAGTTGACTGCCGGATGCTACGGGATGAACGAGATAGAAGAACCGTGAAGATGGAACATTGGACTGGAGATCTAAAAGGAGGCCAGGATTTTTAACACCTCTTATAAAATGAGCGGCGAACCAGAGATTGGGCTTCGCACTCACAGGCGGGCTTTCAGCTGCTCTCGCGGCACCTATTCGAATTGCTGCGTTCCTTTTGGAAATTAATTTAGAGAAGGGCCCAGATGCACTACCAAGCGAGTCCAGCCTTTCTCCTGGGGCCTCGGATACTCTGTTAGAAGCGTTTCTCACCCTGTTGCCGAACGACACCAACATGGTTTGCGAAGTATGTGAAAGAAATGAGACAAGACTGACCATACGCAATGCGGAAGCTCCGAGACATCCCACAGCGGCGCGAGACCGTGCCAGAGATGACTAGCACAGATGCAGGCCATCGCCACTGACTAGGGCGAGTCGTCAGCCCCGAAAGCAACGGAAGTTTCTTCCGAGTTGAAACGTTCACACCATCTTACAACCTCCACTCGCAGGTTTTGGGAGATCCAAAGCTAGGCGTTGTCCAAAGCCAAGGAATGAGCTTGCGCGTATAAGCCCAGTTCGGCCTTCTCTCTATGCGAGAATGTCTTCTCAGGAGGCCAAGGATCTAGCGCAAATGAGTGGTGGCTAAAAGCTGCAAGCACCATTCTCAAGAATCGCCTGCCCAGTTTTAACGTATGAATTTCCTGTCAGCCGCGGTATGGAATAATAAGCCCCTCTTCACTCATTTGGTATCTGAATAACCGAGACAGCTTCTTGAAGCGCGCGCTACTGTGACAATTCTATGTTTGGCAAGCCCAGACCTCTGCGCTCTGTTAGAGAAACAAACTAAGCCGCGGCTATGGGTTGCGCTCTCAGCGATAGCATGATACATCTCCCCAATACGTAATAGCTTGTCTCTTTCTGGCAGCCTTTCAAGTCCACGATACAATGCCATTATTCACAGGAAGCTTTACGGACAGTCCAGACTTCATTGCCGACTTCTATGTCCGgctagcagcagcagaatGTGGACGTAATTATCCTAGAACCGGTTGCCTGGTCTGACACAGCGTGCAACGATGAACATGGTCCGATGCTACCTCTAAGTACCCTCGAACCTAGAGCCTCTTGTCCAGCCGAGAAACAAAACTGAAGAGACTGGAATAGGCTTTTCAGGAGTGTTTGTTTCCCGCAGAGAAAATACGTATATTTATGCTCAATGGGGTCTCCAAAGAAAAGCAATCTTGTGTCCAAATCACAAGATCCTATCTAAATGTGTACATGTGCTCAGAAGATTTCCAGAGACGAAAAATAGAAAGCTCTTCGTCTGTTCTTGCGTAATCATCTGGAACTGTTAtcaaagaaagaaaaaagcgCCCCATACCCTCAGTTGCAAGCAAGGAGTTATAGATGATGCCGATAGGCGAAAGAGAGATGAGGACAGAATCCTCACTAGACGTGAAGATATTCTTCACCAATCGCATTATCCGTAGCCCTTCGATCGATGGCTGCCAACGGTGCTTAATGTCTTCTGGCATGTACAAGGGCTGATCTGGCCCCCTAAGTATAGCCTGGTTTATGATGGTCGGAAGAGCTTCGGGAAATCGATTTCCAGTCTGCAGGAAATCCTGAAGATTCATAAGTTGGACCAGTGCAGAGTTATAAATAAgcatctcggcggcctgctgaGCTGTGTTGAGTAACAATGGCCGTGACAATAGCATTTGAACCCAAGGGCTGCAGATGATGTTTTCTTTCAGCGGTGTGAACACCTCCATGGCGGCGTGCCGGTTGTTACTTTCCCATACTCTTCTCCAGTCATACAGCTTCGATAGCATTTCGTGAATCGCGGCAGAAGATGCAGTTTTTTGTTCTGTGGAAAGTGTTTTGGCTGAAGATGCGACTGAAAAGGTCAGCCCGGGAATATCGACACAAATGTCCATCAAAAGATCGTGCGAGGTTTTCGGATGGTGCAACCATGGCAAGATTTTCCAGCGCTCTTGAGCGAAGAAAGTCCCTTCATCTTTATTGAAGCATTTACAAGCCTAAACCAAGATTCGTTGACCGTCAGCAGCAGTAAGTGCACCAAAACCCAAAGACTCCCTTCCAGTTGGATTGGCGGCAGAATCTTACATGTAGAGCCCTCATGTGACGCAGGTTTGTCAGCATGGGCTCATGTTGAAAGCACTCGGGCCCGCACCATTCAACAATTCTTGCCATCCCGTAGTAATGCGGAATATTGACTTCCTGGTCGACAGCAAACTGTGTGAAGTGAGCGTCGTATtcaaaaaagaaaagatcACATGAGACCGCATCCGCGTGTAGAACCCTTCACCAGCACGGGATGGCTCACTTGGTAAAGGCTCAGTATTGTGATTGTAACAGCCCAATTGGCCAAGTCAATCTTTGACTTGGTCAGCAATGCTGACTGCAGCGCACGTATCACCCGCCCGTTCAGCTCGTAGCCCTCAGCAAGCATCGTGGGCTCGTTGACCCTAGCACCCATAAAACCAAGCGCTGTCGCCAGGCTTCCGGTGTAGTCAGCTTTCACAACATCAGACTGCGTGGCTCCGTCCAAGGAAACACGGAGGACAGGCTTCCAAAAGGGTCCCCATCGGTAATTCGACAATAGGTGCGAGAATGCGATTTGTTCGCGAAAAGCAGTCAACGTCAACTCTTGAACcatggtcggcggcggaagTGTCGTTTTCGTCGTGTTAGAAATCCGACTCAATTGCTGAGCTCCGCTTGGATCGACAGTTGCGGTAAAATGCTGCATCCGCAATGGGAGTTCGTACCCCCCACATGGGTGGCCAGACCTGAGGCACTTTTCGCAGGCAGGGCGAAGCCTGTCTAATAACACAAACCACGGATGAGTTCTTAGCTAGACTGCCTTCAGAGTACCCCGGATTTCGCCGGGAAAATTCGACGGACTCACCACATTTCACCCGCCTCCGTCGGCAAGTGCGGCAATAGCCACTGGTAGGGGGGCGACCCATCTTCTATGGTTTGGCTAGACGTCGTAGCAAAATTCAAATTCTCGATGCAAAGATTGTTGTTGGGTGGGGATCAAGTGTTCGAGCAAGGGGTGCATTGGTTTGTCTTGGATGTCTCCAGTTAAATAATTCTCGCAATGAGCTCCCGGGTTAGAAGGACCATTTTGGGAAACGAACCACATCAGAATCCTGTAGTTCAAAACAACTGACAATTGGGCTGAGACGATAAATACCTTAGGCGCCAGCAATTTTTTCGATGAAATGAGAAAGAGACGGTAGTCGGTGGAAGGATTGGAAATGAAGGAAATAGCTATGCGTGACCGATCGGGGATATGATTCGTCTGAGTGGCTGATTATCTAGCCGTTAGTCAGCTTCGCTCTTTTGCTGACAATTGATGAAATCGGTAGGAGCTTTAAACAGATTAAGTGGTTTTGCCGCTTGCTGAGTCAATAAAAACCTCTGAATCTATTACTACTGTTGGCGCTGATTGACATCACCTTTTGCATCACACGTGCCAAGACAGGCTCCGTGAAGCAACGTTTTGCTATTAAATTGTTCTGGTAAGTCTAAGCTAGGATTCTTATTAGCATGAATGGAAGCACAAAGCGAAAAGGAGGAGACGAATTACAAAACAAGTTTCCATAGGGAAATTCTAGCAACATACTCTGCCTGTAGTTTTCTTCGAACTCTCACACAATGGCGCCGCTGCATAAATGCCTTGAGCCAGTTTACCACTCAATTAAGTTCCAATGGTAAGAGGCCTGAGCCCAAGATAGAAGACATGTATAAATTTGATAAGGTAATTCTTCATGATGTTGGATTGAAACATGTATCTGGCGATGGAGTCGTAACTACCGTGAGTTGGTCAGGGTAGGGTACTTTACTTAGGAAGATTGTTTTTCCTATATTCTTCCGGTACTGCCTGCGAAGTAGAAAGTTGATGCAGCAGCAAAGGTCATTAGCTTTACGCTTGGTTAGGAGAATGTAATCTTACTCGAGTAAACCTAAACCCAAGGAAGAGTAATCACAAGGTTTACTAACCCTTGTTCCTCATTTCCCTACAGGTACATTATTTAGATGTCGTAAAGCAGAAGTGCTCTAATTAGTTACTTTGGATGGCTCGAGCCACACGTCGATTTTACGTGACCATCGTGGGTATTTCAAACCCGAACCCTCGTGAAGGATAGATCTTAGAAAGATCAACCACTATTCCTTTTCTATTTTCTAGACGTATGGAGCTCATCACATTAGAAATAAAGGATAGAAACAGTGCTGAACCTTCTAGCCCTGCGACTTTAAATCCCTTTCACTCTGAGGTGCTTGACGACCTGAGTATCGGACAGCCCAAACAGCCTGGCAGACCGCAAAGGCTTCAAGACCTGTGCTAAGAGGGGCAGCCAATATGACTGTAAACCTTAGCGGGCTAACCAGCAGGGTAACAAATATGCGTGTCAAAAGGGCTGACTAGAAAGAAAGGTTCTTAATACGAAGAATTGAGTAATGATAGACGTGAATCTTGCCTCAATTAACCTAGGCTTAGAATAGGGGGTTTTATCGCTACTATAGTAACTAAACTCTCTTACCGGAGCTCGGCATTACGGCACATACAAGGTGGCTTTAACTACATCCATTGCTACTGCATCTGAAGTAAAATATATAAGCAAAAAGTAAATTGAAATTGCACAGTTTTTCACAACGCCTTGGAGCAAAGTTGAATGTAAACCAACTGACAGCTGCTCGATAAATACTACAACAGTTCGCCTCGCCTGCGCCTTGCTGATTATTGTGAACTGAAACTCTTAGAGCGCTCATCATATTCTTATATTCTACATCATTTACCATACGCCCAAATCTCTCAGCAGCCAGTCTCTAGAAAACATCAAAATGCAGGTCAAGATCGTATCTGTTCTTTTCGCCGTTGGTGCATTGATTGCCCCTGCCTTTGGTATGTGTAGCTCTTGTCGATTTCTAGCCTTGGTTCACAACGTATTCTTTCTTTCGCTTTTCAAACTAACAATATCCTAATAGCATGCACCCCTGCTGGAGGTAAATCTTGCCTAGTGGTCCAAACAATTCTGCTTGAAAATTTCAAACATGGCGGTTCCCTGAATAGAAGAGTCATCCATGGTACTGATAGTCACAACTTTAGGTCTCTGCATTATTGGAGCTGCGAATGACTGCTGCCTCGGTGCTTCCTGCGACCGTAAGTTTTTCAAGACCTATTGCGCAAAGACACGACAGTTAGTAATGAGAATAAAATACAGCCCACCCTGGGCACAACAACCCCGGCGATCGTGGCACTTGCGGCCACTAATTGTCTGAAGCTAGAGCAAACTACTGGTCCTCCTCTCCTTTTATCTCTTTGCTAGAAGAAATAAAGTCACATGGAATGCCGAAAACGGGATGGAGACGTTTTAGAAGAATCTGCTACGTTCACTTGTGGAACTTAAACTATCTAGATGCTTAATGAACTCCCCAGTTTGCTATGCTGTACTTATATCCACACGTCGCTGATCAACGTCTTTAGCGGGAAAACACAGTTCCAATCTTGTGATCATGGCCTTGTTGCTGAGGCTATTATTTAAAAGGCTTGAAGAGACCCGCCATATAATATTCGAAGGAGAAGATGTGAGGAAATACTTT
This window contains:
- a CDS encoding Putative zn(2)Cys(6) fungal-type DNA-binding domain-containing protein; amino-acid sequence: MGRPPTSGYCRTCRRRRVKCDRLRPACEKCLRSGHPCGGYELPLRMQHFTATVDPSGAQQLSRISNTTKTTLPPPTMVQELTLTAFREQIAFSHLLSNYRWGPFWKPVLRVSLDGATQSDVVKADYTGSLATALGFMGARVNEPTMLAEGYELNGRVIRALQSALLTKSKIDLANWAVTITILSLYQFAVDQEVNIPHYYGMARIVEWCGPECFQHEPMLTNLRHMRALHACKCFNKDEGTFFAQERWKILPWLHHPKTSHDLLMDICVDIPGLTFSVASSAKTLSTEQKTASSAAIHEMLSKLYDWRRVWESNNRHAAMEVFTPLKENIICSPWVQMLLSRPLLLNTAQQAAEMLIYNSALVQLMNLQDFLQTGNRFPEALPTIINQAILRGPDQPLYMPEDIKHRWQPSIEGLRIMRLVKNIFTSSEDSVLISLSPIGIIYNSLLATEGMGRFFLSLITVPDDYARTDEELSIFRLWKSSEHMYTFR
- a CDS encoding Putative glycoside hydrolase family 16, concanavalin A-like lectin/glucanase domain superfamily produces the protein MGPLTLAATLLLSLPVVQAQVPLIKGYGVLFYDDFTGKSNTSPDPNKWIIDTGTSYPGGPQNWGTWEVQTYTNNLNNVRVNGAGNLQITAIKDTATGSWTSGRIESRQADFMARRGGILRVQASLKIPNLGGSAGIGYWPAFWTLGSAYRGNYWNWPAVGEIDIMENVNNLDRTWAVLHCGTQPGGVCNEPSGLGANGACPNKPCVGNFHTYTVEIDRTKAVEAIRWYVDNVQYHQVLQSQLPAATWTQAVQRPHFVLLNLAIGGAFPDAVYGKKTPLSTTLSGGTYEAEYIAVYHTR